In Flavobacterium piscisymbiosum, the sequence CCAAAAATCTTGGAATAGACAATGCTTATGGGGATTTACTCCCGGAAGGAAAAGTGGAGAAAGTAACGGCACTGAAAAATGAAGGGAAGAAAATTGCCTTTGTCGGTGATGGTGTAAATGATGCTCCCGTTGTGGCTCTGGCAGATGCAGGCATAGCTATGGGAGGACTTGGTAGTGATGCCACAATTGAAACAGCAGATATCGTGATACAAAACGACCAGCCCTCTAAAATTGTTACTGCCATTAAAATTGGAAAACTAACTAAGAAAATTGTGTGGCAGAATATAATCCTTGCAATGGTGGTTAAAGTAATAGTTCTGGCATTAGGTGCCGGAGGTGTGGCTACGCTTTGGGAAGCGGTAATCGCTGATGTCGGGGTATCTCTTATAGCTATCTTAAACGCTGTCAGGATACAGCGGTTAAAAATGTAATAACAATAACCGGCGGAACATTACTGGTATTTACAAAATTAAAGCAGCTGGAAAATCATTATTATTTACGCAAAAAGATAGTATTTACATTTTATAAACAGGGAGCAGACATCATCGAATAAAGATGGCTGCTCCCTGTTTACTTTACAGTTTCTTGAGACAGCAGATTAGAAATTCCCGCTGAAATTGACTAAGATTATTAGTTTTCTTATGTTCTATCGCTCCACTTTTAATCTAACCAAAGGTTATTTTTGAATCAGCCCGGCAATTATATTGATGCTGAGAGCTAAAATGATGGTATTAAAAAAGAAGGAGAGCAATCCATGCAGCAGTGCAATCCTTCGTATATGGCGGGCTGTAATATTTACGTCTGACACCTGAAAGGTAGTTCCAAGCACAAATGAAAAATAACAAAAATCCAGATAGTCAGGAGTACTTTCATCAGGAAAATCAAGACCCCCGAATACCTGCCTGCCTTCTTTTTCCTCCCCTACTGCATAATAAAGGTGCGCATATTTAAAAGTAAAAGTGGTGTGTACTAGCCACCATGCAAATATGGCTGAGAAGATCGTCAATAAAATATGGATCGTCAGTTCGGCGCCTTTCATCTCTGCTGAAGTTTTATAAAATAAAATTATGGCAATCATGCTGACCAGTGAGGCCAGTAAAATTAAAATCATAATTAGAGATCGGCCCGAATCCTGCTTTTCAGCTATTTTGTGAAGTTCTTTAGGATGACATTTAAAAATGGTCATCCAGGATAAAAACAGAAACATACCTGAGAACGCCAGCCAGGAAGCCATCCAGTGTATAGACGCTTTTTGAAGATCTCCCAGAATAAAAAAAACGCCAATTCCTGTGCCTATTGAAATATACAGCCGTATATGGCTGTCAACTTTCGAAATCCAGTTCTTTCTTACTTTCAAAACATATTTTTTTATGATATCTAAGGTACGTGAAAATAAATAATCAAATTGATCTTTTTTTGAATCGCCAAAATAATAGGTAATAATCACTTTAACTATTGCATTTCTAATTTAATAATTTTTGTCTGCTGTATATTACAGAAAAATAGTATAGCATAAAAAAAACACTGCACGTCCGTAAATTATATAACAGACTAACCCGGTAATGCCCTAATTTTGCCCTTTACAATACGGAGTACAAAACAGCCTAAAACAATAACAGCACAGCAACAACTGAGCCTGTTATGAAGATTTTCAAAAATGAAGAAATTCGAAATTAAAAACACCGGACCCGGCCAATGGCTGGCGAACCCATAACGAGGCGCCAAAACTCACCTGCGTCTTTGAGGATAAAAAGTTTTATTTCCAAAGGACCATCACGGGGCTTTCTAATCCGGAAGGCGACCCTAAAGAAGTGCAGCTCTTAAAGCGAATGAAAAAATGGCTAAAGCAGTACCATAAGCAAAAAATAAACGGATAACCCCGGCGCATTAAAATTTTCCTAATTGAATCTGACCCCATGTTCATTAACATTTTAATATGTTGTAATCCATAATTTCAGAACTAATTTTCTAAGAACTCACTGTCACTTAAAGTTTTCATAAACGCAATAAGATTATTTTTTTCCTCTTCGGTGAGCGGAATTCGTTTACCATTATTTTTAAAAATCGGATCCAGGTTCCCAGCATCCAAAACCCCATTGTCAAAATAGTTTATAACCGATTCTAAATCAGCAAACTGTCCAAAACTTCCATAAGGAGCCGTGTATTCAATGTTTCTTAAAGTAGGAATACGAAAACTCATAAAATCAGAAGGAATGCCTGTTACCCTGCCACGCCCAGCTTCATTGGTATCCTTATTTATTGGAAATCCAATATTTCTAAAGCTCTGATCGGTAAACAATTCTCCTGCATGACAGCTGGCGCATTTTTGCTGAAAGGTTTGATAACCCTGCAGTTCGCTTGCTGTAAAAGAGACTTCATTTCGTTTTACTTTATCATATTTGCTATTGGCAGAAATTAAAGTATACTCAAACTGCGCAATACTTTTAAAGATTCTGTCTGGCGTAATGTTCTCATCTCCAAATGCTTTTTTGAACAAATCTTTGTAAACCGCATCATCTTTAATTTTACCAATAACTTCCAAAATAGACGAATCCATTTCTTCATGGGTTATAATAGGAACCAGCGGCTGATTTTCTAATTGGAGCTTACTTCCATCCCAATTGTAAAACTTCATAAAAGCTAAATTTTGAATGGATGGCGTATTACGAAGTCCGATTCTGCCTTGAATTCCGATGGCTTGTGCATGCCCGTCTGCAAAAGCATTTTCCTGAATATGACAGGTGGAGCAGGAAATGGTATTATCTGCACTAAACCTTTTTTCAGAAAAAAGTTTCTTGCCTAATTCCACACCATATTTAGTAGGCTTATTTTGACTCACAAAAGTATTCAGCTCTGGAAACCCCGATGGAATATTTAGTGAGATTTCTGGATTATCAATAGAAATCATATCAGAGTCATCATTGCTGCAAGATGCTGCCAATAATGAAAGCAATAGGATACCGATTATTTTTTTCATTATAAATGAGTTTAAAAACAGAACCGTCTAACTTGTAAAAATTCAGACGGTTTTGAAATGTAATTTTAGTTTTCTACGCTTGTAACAGAAAACATTCCCGAGATATCACTTGATCCGTTTCCTCCCAAATTATCAACAAACTTTACCATTTGTGCGGCAGTGTGAATATTTGGCGTTGCATTGTCATCCATCCCTGTTCCTGTAGACAATGTAATTGTATTTGTTTTTCCGCTTAACAATTTATCAAAATCTGCCTTAATTTTGATTTTTGGCGCCTGGCTTCCAACAACTGCATTAGCAGTAAGATTTAAGGTAATATCCCTGTAAGCATTTACGCCCTGGGTATAGTTTGGAGCAGTTCCTGCAACTGTGCTTCCGGTATGAATTGACATTGTTTTATTATCAGTATCATAAAAGCCTTCTACTTTTGTAAAACGGTAGCCGCTTCCCCATTCCCACATCATTTCTGTGTCGTTAGCTCCCGCCGCCGCATAGAAATTAGGAAATCTAACCTGATCTAAAGCATTTTGCTCTGGTTTAATCCCTAAACCAAATTTAATCTGCTTGTAAGTCCCAGAAGGTATATTACTTAAAACATAACTTAATGAAGCCGTTTTGGCCTGATCGATTACGGTCGCTCCTTTATCCAGATCATTTACGTTGTATGGAACTTCGTCTCCATTGTCTTTTACAAGACGAATGTTGCTGATTACATATTTAAGCTCCGAGAAATGATGTACTTGTCCTGTCGCAGAAGTATTTGCCGATGCTGATGTTGAAGCTGCATTACCCAGCACAATAGTGGTATTTTTGAAAGTATTATTGAATTCCAGTGTTACATTATTTGCCACAGGATTGTCATCATCACTTGAACACGATACGAATGCCAAAGAGACTATTGATAATAAAAGGTATTTTTTTAAATTTTGCATTTCTTTTGATTTAATTTTTGTAATTCTACTTACTTAATTTATGCGGGATAACCAATAATTAAATAGGCGGGGGTACAAAAATCTCAAGGTATGGCTCTAGCAGTTCCAGTTCCTTATAAATTAATACTTTATTAGAATTCATAACCTTTACAACACGAATTGTAAAATCAAAATTTGAAAGCAATGCGATGTCAATCTTTTTGCCAATACTGGTAAGCTCCAAATCGACAGGATCTGATTTTTCTAATTCTTTCTTTAGATGACATTTACCATGACACTGCATTTCTGGCTTTGCCTTGTTTACACAAAATTCCTGTTCAATATTTTTCTGATTGAGTTTAAAGTGCACAATAATCAATCCCTGCTGAAAAGAAACCAGCAGAAACAACATTGTCATTGTGAAACTAAAAACTTTTTTCATTTTTATTAGAAGTTGAATTTTAAAGACGTGAAAATATTACGTCCCATTCTGGGAATATTTCCCCAGTCGGCATAAGTGCTGTAATATTCGTTTAATAAATTCTCTGCCCCGACTTGCACAACAGTTTTTATTTTATTGATTTTGAAACTATAATTTGCAGAAATATTCCAGATTGTATAGGCTGAAGTTAAATCTTCTCCATATTCCGGGCTGTAATTAATCTGTTCAAAATCACCATTTACAGAAGTCTGTATTCCGAAATTTTTATGCATAAAATGAAGCGAAGTCTGATAACTAAGTGGACGAATAAAAGGCAGATTCCCTCCTTTATCATCCATGCCGCGTGCGTATGTAAGTGTTCCTTTCCAATGTAAATGCGGCAAAATATCATAACTTGCATTCATCGACATATTTAAAAGTGTGGCATAATCTAGTGAAGTATACCCTTTTACACCAACAGATTGATAGTTCATCGGACTTCCCATACTTAAAACTCTTCCAATGATATAATTCTCAATGTAGAAGTAATTAATTTTTCCCTGAATACTTAATCTCTCGTTTTTAAAACCTGCGCTTGCATTTCCTTCATACGAAATTTCATTTTTCAAATTCGGATTTCCGATATAATCGTAACGATCAAAACTATTGTAGATATAATATCCGTAACCTTCAGAAACCGAAGGTGCTCTGTGTCCGTAACCCGTTCCAATAGAGAAATTAAAATGATCAATATCCAGATTATAACCTGCGTGAAGACTCGGTAAAAATCTTGTTTGTTCCTGCGGTGCGCCGGGATGAAAAATCCAATTGAATTCTACGTATTTCGAGTAATTGTAATTTACCCCCAAAGAACCTCCTAAATTCACCTGACTTTTATCTGAAAGATCCCAGGAATTATTCATAGATAATCCTGCATAACGAGTCGTAACCCACGGCCAGCTGTAAGCAAACATGGTTCTATTGCTTCGATCCTGGGGATACATTCTCATTTCTGCAATCGACAAATTATCGTAAGCATTCAACTGTATTTCAGACGAATAATTATTTCTTTTTGCATTTGCTTTAGAAACCAATCCGTAAGTTGTACTCCAGCCCGGCATATCCATATGAACTAGGTTTTCAGGACGGGTCGTATCATCCATATAATGCTCAATTGCATTAAAATATATTTTTGTATCGACAACTTTTATTAATCCTTCTTCAAATAATTGTTTATAAGAAGCCGATGTAATCAGCGCGCGTGAAAGCGATAGATCCATTGGTAATGCAGGATAGCCGACATCTTTTGCCATATCAAAAATAGCATCGAGTCTTACCGCCGATAAATCACTTGTTTTATAAGCGAAACCTAATGAAGTGTTGAACTTTTTATATTGTGAATGTCTTACTAGGTCATTATTTCCATCATAATAATCGTCTGCTTTTCGATAGGAAATACTTCCATCGGCTACAAATTTTTCGCCCGAATAAGAGACATTTCCAAGATTAAAAAACTGTTTATTATTAAATTCAAATCCAGTTTGGTAGGCACCGTTCCATTTTTTAGCGAGACCAAACGGCGTGCTTTTTCTTTTTAAATCGATACTTCCCGCGACAGTTGCACCGTGAAGACTTCCTTCCTGCCCCGACTTTATATCAATTGTCGAAAGATTATTGCTTTCTACATAAGACGTTATCGGATCCATTTTATCGGTACAGGCACCAAAAACGTGCATTCCGTCAATGGTAACCGTAGAGCGTTCGCTGCTCATATTATTTAGCAGTGGTTCCCAAGCATAAGCGCCACGTTTTATGAAACTGATATTATCTGATGATGACAAAAATTCATCAACTGAAACAGCCATTTTCATTTCGGTTTCTATTTTCTTTTTGGCTGCGCTCTTTACTTGTACTTCTTCTAAATTTTTAATGCTGTCTTGATGTGCATGTGTGTTTTGAGCTGTTACTGACAATCCCAAAAAAAGTAACATTATTATATATTTCATGTTTTTAGAATAATGTATCAATATAAAGTTCACTTTTTACACCTTCAACTCCCGGCGTAAAATCTGTTGGAACTACAGTTCCTTTGATAATCAGTCCATTTTGATTCATCATAATTAAATTCAATGTCCAGTTTCCTGTCATGGTATAATTGACAACTCCGTGGTACAAACCATCATTTTGCTGCGTCAGATCCTGATTGTTTGGCGAAGAGTGATTTCCCATTGATGGTTCAGGCATTCTTGGATCTAATTTTAAAGTGTAACCGCTTACTTCTGAATAAGAAAATTGAGAAGCATCCGGAAAAGTTCCCGCTGCATTGGCTGGTTTATTATATTTATAAATACCTGCAGTTAATTTATTTTCTGAAACGGTTGGTTTTTGGGGGGCAACTAACGCAATACTATATTGTTGGTTATCTTTTCCTGTAAAAGTTGTCATGTTGAGATTTTTGTTGCTCTGTTTAGCCACAGACACATCTTTATTAATCTCATATTTCTGATTATCAGCGGTAAAACTTACATATAATTTCCAGCTGTCTGGTGTAACACTCTCACTAGTAAATACGGAATATCCAGCGAAATATTTATTGACCGCATCGTATTGAAGATTATACTGGTGCGGACAGGAAGTTTTGCTTCCATCAGCGGCAGTCATAATGGGTAAAAAAGTTACTTCCGATGTACTTATGTTCTGACTGGTCTGTGTATTAGTAATTTTTAAATGAAGCTCATTATAACCTTTATAAAAAGTACCGTTTAAAGCTTCAATACTGATTTTATAGTTACCGCTTGTAAAGGAAACGGTTTCTCTAAACTCATAATATTCAGAAACTTCAGAGCCTATTTCGGCTTCGTAATCTGTTTTATCAATTGTGCAGGAGGTAATCACACTAAATAATGCAATGACTAGAAATTTAAAAGATTTCATTGGTAATGAATGTTAGAAAACTGTTTAAAATACAGCGCAAAACGACTAGATTTAGAAAATAAAAACAAGCCAAAGTGCTGCGAAATTTGAGTATGTTTAATTGAAAATACAGTTAAAGTATATTTTCAAAACAGTAATTCGATCAACAGTTTCTGTAGTAAAAAAGATAGTATGAATAAAAACAGCTTTTTTCTATAAGCTCAATTCTTGTAATAAATTCATATATAGTAATATGAAAATACGTGACACTCTTTTGAATTATTGGATACTTACAATGAAATCAACTTTTTAAAATTGAAACTGAAATATTGATCTATACCAACCAGAGCGGAGGGTGAAAAGTAAGATTAGAAGCCTTTATAGGTTTCTTTTCAAATAAAATAAAAGTATTTTCTTTTGAATCAATAAAAGGAACAATATCAAAGTTTACTTCAGAAGCACTTTGAACATAAACAAGCTCTAATTTATCTTTTAGGCTGTCCTGCATTTTTCTTTCGTTATCAGAATATTTTTTGATACTTTTTTGCAGTTCACAACGACCATTACAGCTGTTGAATGCTAATTTACGCTGTACACAAATAGTTTTGGCTATCTCTTTCTGATTGAGTTTGAATGAAGCATATACAAACAGGCTCCCAAATGATGGGGATAAAATTAAAATAGAAAGTACTATGATGATTAATCTTTTCAACTGCTTGTTATGTATTTATCAATATAAAAAACTT encodes:
- a CDS encoding DUF1345 domain-containing protein, whose amino-acid sequence is MIITYYFGDSKKDQFDYLFSRTLDIIKKYVLKVRKNWISKVDSHIRLYISIGTGIGVFFILGDLQKASIHWMASWLAFSGMFLFLSWMTIFKCHPKELHKIAEKQDSGRSLIMILILLASLVSMIAIILFYKTSAEMKGAELTIHILLTIFSAIFAWWLVHTTFTFKYAHLYYAVGEEKEGRQVFGGLDFPDESTPDYLDFCYFSFVLGTTFQVSDVNITARHIRRIALLHGLLSFFFNTIILALSINIIAGLIQK
- a CDS encoding cytochrome-c peroxidase; translation: MKKIIGILLLSLLAASCSNDDSDMISIDNPEISLNIPSGFPELNTFVSQNKPTKYGVELGKKLFSEKRFSADNTISCSTCHIQENAFADGHAQAIGIQGRIGLRNTPSIQNLAFMKFYNWDGSKLQLENQPLVPIITHEEMDSSILEVIGKIKDDAVYKDLFKKAFGDENITPDRIFKSIAQFEYTLISANSKYDKVKRNEVSFTASELQGYQTFQQKCASCHAGELFTDQSFRNIGFPINKDTNEAGRGRVTGIPSDFMSFRIPTLRNIEYTAPYGSFGQFADLESVINYFDNGVLDAGNLDPIFKNNGKRIPLTEEEKNNLIAFMKTLSDSEFLEN
- a CDS encoding MbnP family protein; the protein is MQNLKKYLLLSIVSLAFVSCSSDDDNPVANNVTLEFNNTFKNTTIVLGNAASTSASANTSATGQVHHFSELKYVISNIRLVKDNGDEVPYNVNDLDKGATVIDQAKTASLSYVLSNIPSGTYKQIKFGLGIKPEQNALDQVRFPNFYAAAGANDTEMMWEWGSGYRFTKVEGFYDTDNKTMSIHTGSTVAGTAPNYTQGVNAYRDITLNLTANAVVGSQAPKIKIKADFDKLLSGKTNTITLSTGTGMDDNATPNIHTAAQMVKFVDNLGGNGSSDISGMFSVTSVEN
- a CDS encoding TonB-dependent receptor plug domain-containing protein, producing the protein MKYIIMLLFLGLSVTAQNTHAHQDSIKNLEEVQVKSAAKKKIETEMKMAVSVDEFLSSSDNISFIKRGAYAWEPLLNNMSSERSTVTIDGMHVFGACTDKMDPITSYVESNNLSTIDIKSGQEGSLHGATVAGSIDLKRKSTPFGLAKKWNGAYQTGFEFNNKQFFNLGNVSYSGEKFVADGSISYRKADDYYDGNNDLVRHSQYKKFNTSLGFAYKTSDLSAVRLDAIFDMAKDVGYPALPMDLSLSRALITSASYKQLFEEGLIKVVDTKIYFNAIEHYMDDTTRPENLVHMDMPGWSTTYGLVSKANAKRNNYSSEIQLNAYDNLSIAEMRMYPQDRSNRTMFAYSWPWVTTRYAGLSMNNSWDLSDKSQVNLGGSLGVNYNYSKYVEFNWIFHPGAPQEQTRFLPSLHAGYNLDIDHFNFSIGTGYGHRAPSVSEGYGYYIYNSFDRYDYIGNPNLKNEISYEGNASAGFKNERLSIQGKINYFYIENYIIGRVLSMGSPMNYQSVGVKGYTSLDYATLLNMSMNASYDILPHLHWKGTLTYARGMDDKGGNLPFIRPLSYQTSLHFMHKNFGIQTSVNGDFEQINYSPEYGEDLTSAYTIWNISANYSFKINKIKTVVQVGAENLLNEYYSTYADWGNIPRMGRNIFTSLKFNF